A genomic region of Alistipes megaguti contains the following coding sequences:
- a CDS encoding RNA polymerase sigma-70 factor: MEQERDILERLAQGDRTAFDALYLHYAPKVEELAFWMLKNRAEAEDVMQSVLLRVWERRIEIAQMERFSNYLFTMTKNAIFDIYKHTLIHEKYRISRLVSVSYFRDDSLDKQVESDDLALLIAVAVAKMPDQRRRIFQMSRYEGLANREIAEKLGISVKTVENHITAALSQLRRLLAVVSLFF, from the coding sequence GTGGAGCAGGAACGTGACATACTGGAACGTCTGGCGCAGGGCGACCGAACAGCCTTCGATGCCCTCTACCTGCATTATGCCCCCAAGGTGGAGGAGTTGGCCTTCTGGATGTTGAAGAACCGGGCCGAAGCCGAGGATGTCATGCAGTCCGTTCTGCTTCGGGTGTGGGAGCGGCGGATTGAGATCGCCCAGATGGAACGCTTCTCAAACTACCTCTTCACAATGACGAAGAATGCCATCTTCGATATCTACAAGCATACGCTGATTCACGAAAAGTACAGGATTTCGCGCCTGGTCTCGGTGAGCTATTTCCGCGACGATTCACTCGATAAGCAGGTCGAGAGCGACGATCTGGCTCTGCTGATTGCCGTGGCGGTTGCGAAAATGCCCGATCAGCGTCGGCGTATTTTCCAGATGAGCCGCTACGAAGGACTAGCCAACCGGGAGATCGCCGAAAAACTGGGGATCAGCGTCAAAACCGTCGAAAATCATATCACGGCGGCACTCAGTCAGTTGCGCCGTCTTTTGGCCGTCGTCTCTCTTTTTTTC
- the proS gene encoding proline--tRNA ligase encodes MAKELKDLTKSEENYSQWYNDLVVKAGLAENSAVRGCMVIKPYGYAIWEKMHDALDKMFKETGHQNAYFPLFIPKSFFSKEAHHVEGFAKECAVVTHYRLKNDPEGKGVVVDPDAKLEEELIVRPTSETIIWNTYKNWIQSYRDLPILCNQWANVVRWEMRTRLFLRTAEFLWQEGHTAHASREEAIAEAEKMIHVYEKFAREWMSLPVIMGHKSPNERFAGAEDTLTIEALMQDGKALQSGTSHFLGQNFAKAFDVKYVTREGKLEYVWATSWGVSTRLMGALIMAHSDNNGLVLPPRLAPIQVVMIPIYKGEEQLAEIRTRFEAIAAQLREKGISVKIDDRDNVRSGFKFSEYELKGVPVRLAMGPRDLENGTIELVRRDTLEKTTVPQEGLVERIEGLMTDIQENIYRKALTFRDSMITKVDTWEEFKEVLDTKGGFISAHWDGTVETEVAIKDATKATIRCIPFDAPEEEGVCIYSGKPSHRRVLFARSY; translated from the coding sequence ATGGCAAAGGAACTGAAAGACCTCACCAAGTCGGAGGAGAACTACTCGCAGTGGTACAACGATCTGGTGGTCAAGGCCGGACTGGCCGAAAATTCGGCCGTGCGCGGATGCATGGTCATCAAACCCTACGGCTACGCCATCTGGGAGAAGATGCACGATGCGCTGGACAAGATGTTCAAGGAGACGGGTCACCAGAACGCCTACTTCCCGCTCTTCATCCCCAAATCGTTCTTCTCGAAGGAGGCCCACCACGTCGAGGGCTTCGCCAAGGAGTGTGCCGTGGTGACCCACTACCGCCTGAAGAACGACCCCGAAGGCAAGGGTGTGGTGGTCGATCCCGATGCCAAACTCGAGGAGGAGCTGATCGTGCGCCCGACCTCGGAGACCATCATCTGGAACACCTACAAGAACTGGATCCAGTCGTACCGCGACCTGCCGATCCTCTGCAACCAGTGGGCCAACGTCGTGCGCTGGGAGATGCGTACGCGTCTGTTCCTGCGTACGGCCGAATTCCTCTGGCAGGAGGGCCATACGGCCCACGCCTCGCGTGAGGAGGCCATCGCCGAGGCCGAGAAGATGATTCATGTCTACGAAAAGTTCGCCCGCGAGTGGATGTCGCTGCCGGTGATCATGGGCCACAAGTCGCCCAACGAGCGCTTCGCCGGAGCCGAGGATACGCTTACGATCGAGGCGCTGATGCAGGACGGAAAGGCGCTGCAGAGCGGTACGTCGCACTTCCTGGGGCAGAACTTCGCCAAGGCCTTCGACGTGAAGTACGTCACCAGGGAGGGCAAGCTCGAATACGTCTGGGCTACGTCGTGGGGCGTTTCGACGCGTCTGATGGGGGCCCTGATCATGGCCCACTCGGACAACAACGGTCTGGTGCTGCCGCCGCGTCTGGCCCCGATTCAGGTGGTGATGATCCCCATCTACAAGGGCGAGGAGCAGCTTGCCGAGATCCGCACCCGTTTCGAGGCTATCGCCGCACAGCTGCGCGAGAAGGGTATTTCGGTCAAGATCGACGATCGCGACAACGTCCGTTCGGGCTTCAAGTTCTCCGAGTATGAGCTGAAGGGTGTGCCGGTGCGTCTGGCCATGGGCCCGCGCGACCTGGAGAACGGCACGATCGAACTCGTACGCCGCGATACGCTCGAGAAGACGACCGTCCCGCAGGAGGGACTTGTCGAGCGGATCGAGGGCCTGATGACCGATATCCAGGAAAATATCTACCGCAAGGCGCTCACCTTCCGCGACTCGATGATCACGAAGGTCGACACGTGGGAGGAGTTCAAGGAGGTGCTCGATACGAAGGGCGGCTTCATTTCGGCACACTGGGACGGAACGGTCGAGACCGAGGTGGCCATCAAGGACGCCACGAAGGCGACGATCCGCTGCATTCCGTTCGACGCGCCCGAAGAGGAGGGTGTCTGCATCTACTCGGGCAAACCCTCGCACCGTCGCGTGCTCTTCGCCCGCAGCTATTAG
- a CDS encoding multidrug efflux SMR transporter has product MNWIILLLAGLFEVSLTFCLGKTRAASGVEFYLWGSGFLASTILSMALLAKAVQTLPLGTAYAIWTGIGAVGTVLIGIFVFKEPATPIRLFFLFTLIASLIGLKVVSY; this is encoded by the coding sequence ATGAATTGGATAATCTTATTGTTGGCAGGATTGTTTGAAGTAAGCCTTACATTCTGTTTGGGGAAGACGAGAGCGGCGTCAGGAGTTGAGTTTTATCTGTGGGGAAGCGGGTTCCTTGCTTCCACCATACTGAGCATGGCTTTGCTTGCCAAGGCGGTGCAGACGTTGCCTTTGGGTACGGCATACGCCATCTGGACAGGCATCGGAGCGGTAGGCACGGTCTTGATAGGAATATTCGTTTTCAAGGAGCCTGCTACTCCCATCCGGCTTTTCTTTCTGTTCACGCTTATAGCGTCTTTGATAGGATTGAAAGTTGTTTCATACTGA
- a CDS encoding MFS transporter: protein MKYELRENQGIPAPLLALMAAATGLSVANCYYNQPLLGSMAKDFAVNDFSASMVATLTQIGYVAGLVFVIPLGDLVSRKKLILTNYIVSMCALLAIALAPNIYWVWGASLLAGASSVMPQFFIPLVSYHSAPAHKVRNVGIIQSCLLIGILGSRVFSGFLADVWGWRSVYFVACVFMLGCFFMIHKMLPVLSARSQGNYMGLMKSLLRLFYKYPYLRIASLRAALAYGSFFALWSCLAFRMKQEPFFASDDIIGALGLCGLAGASTVVFISGYIQKYGARFFSIAGGCVVLAAWLLAFLGNDSYLWMIVAILLIDAGMQCIHLSNQTSVVALDASAINRVNTVYMTIYFLGGSAGTFVSGLFWQHYGWTGVAWTGIAFTVASLLVNYFKPQTT from the coding sequence ATGAAGTATGAATTGAGGGAGAACCAAGGCATTCCGGCACCTCTGCTGGCTTTGATGGCAGCCGCTACCGGACTTTCCGTTGCCAACTGCTACTATAACCAACCTTTGTTGGGCAGCATGGCAAAAGATTTTGCGGTAAACGACTTTTCTGCCAGCATGGTAGCGACATTGACCCAGATAGGCTATGTGGCCGGACTTGTGTTTGTAATTCCGCTTGGCGACTTGGTTTCACGAAAGAAGCTGATATTGACCAATTATATCGTTTCCATGTGTGCATTGCTTGCCATCGCCCTCGCCCCGAACATCTATTGGGTGTGGGGCGCATCCTTGCTTGCCGGTGCATCTTCGGTTATGCCGCAGTTTTTCATCCCGTTGGTATCTTATCATTCAGCACCCGCACACAAGGTGCGCAACGTGGGAATCATACAGTCCTGCCTGCTCATAGGAATTCTTGGCTCGCGGGTGTTCAGTGGCTTTCTCGCTGATGTATGGGGATGGCGTTCCGTTTATTTTGTAGCTTGCGTGTTTATGCTCGGATGCTTTTTTATGATTCACAAGATGCTGCCCGTGCTGTCTGCCCGTTCACAAGGAAATTATATGGGGCTGATGAAATCCCTGTTGCGCCTGTTCTACAAATACCCGTATTTGCGTATCGCTTCGTTAAGGGCGGCATTGGCTTATGGTTCGTTCTTCGCTTTGTGGAGTTGCCTTGCTTTCCGAATGAAACAAGAGCCTTTCTTTGCGAGTGACGATATTATCGGGGCACTCGGTTTGTGCGGACTGGCAGGTGCATCCACGGTCGTATTCATCAGCGGCTATATCCAAAAGTACGGTGCAAGGTTCTTTTCTATTGCCGGAGGATGTGTGGTATTGGCTGCATGGCTGCTGGCATTTTTAGGGAATGACAGCTACCTGTGGATGATAGTTGCCATCCTGTTGATTGATGCCGGTATGCAATGCATCCATTTGTCGAATCAGACCAGCGTAGTCGCCCTTGACGCATCCGCCATCAACCGAGTCAATACCGTTTATATGACCATTTATTTCTTGGGCGGTTCTGCCGGTACATTCGTTTCAGGTCTGTTCTGGCAACATTATGGATGGACAGGTGTGGCTTGGACGGGAATCGCTTTTACTGTGGCTTCCTTGCTTGTTAATTATTTCAAGCCTCAAACAACATAA
- a CDS encoding transporter translates to MKTNVRIKTALLAVSALAMAAMPLRAQTTEAQINYGFGGSVLNRDMLWASDFAELSRTHLFGTARVMGMGGAFTSLGADLSSMALNPAGLGMYRGNEITLTPLVNVSHASTEGTSTWQNNNKTRFAFGNVGVALNVYESGSRALTSLTLGLGLNRVADFNNRYSFSSESLYDPSTGALMPTIGDIFSQQLNSWGVRPNNSNQLLMDNLHPSVWPAALGYDGYMVDYFSDGGANPWGVARIGGNASVLHSMDVVNSGSVNEFDISLGGNIKNIVYFGATLGIQSIYKRTAMTYQEEYGYFNTNGVAQSYSGGEWTNLTEQLEMMNLSQQMTIDGSGVNFKVGVVVRPVGGLRIGMAFHTPTYYSLEYTYKAGITTNIVQTEDIVNNNGPIRGVQKGNDSPTASNEGPDSWNVTSPMRLMFGASYTFGNFAIVSVDYERNWYNAMRVKGVPRYNELGSEDYKAEFKQNFQATNSLRVGAEIKPLPFLAVRVGGGYTDSMLQDNACYTYAVNAGMPVTRESYYLSAGLGLILSRTVSLDVAYQNVSDKLSGYQLFLSRDYDTGNPGTWSGVYDTSITRHYIAMSLNFRF, encoded by the coding sequence ATGAAAACGAATGTAAGGATAAAAACAGCGCTTCTGGCGGTGTCGGCTTTGGCGATGGCCGCCATGCCCCTGCGGGCGCAGACAACCGAAGCACAGATCAATTACGGCTTCGGCGGTTCGGTGCTCAACCGCGACATGCTCTGGGCTTCGGACTTTGCCGAACTGAGCCGGACCCATCTCTTCGGAACGGCCCGCGTGATGGGTATGGGCGGAGCGTTTACTTCGCTCGGTGCCGATCTCTCGTCGATGGCCCTCAATCCGGCGGGACTGGGCATGTATCGCGGCAACGAGATCACGCTGACCCCGCTTGTCAACGTGTCGCACGCCTCGACCGAGGGCACCTCCACGTGGCAGAACAACAACAAGACACGCTTCGCCTTCGGGAACGTCGGCGTGGCGCTGAATGTCTACGAAAGCGGTTCGCGGGCCCTGACCAGCCTGACGCTCGGACTGGGGCTCAACCGCGTGGCCGACTTCAACAATCGCTACTCCTTCTCGTCGGAGTCGCTCTACGACCCCTCGACGGGGGCCCTCATGCCCACCATCGGCGACATCTTCTCGCAGCAGCTCAACTCGTGGGGCGTGCGGCCCAACAATTCGAACCAGCTGCTGATGGACAATCTGCACCCGAGTGTGTGGCCGGCGGCGCTGGGCTATGACGGCTACATGGTCGACTACTTCTCCGACGGTGGCGCGAACCCCTGGGGCGTGGCCCGCATCGGCGGCAATGCCTCGGTGCTCCACTCGATGGATGTGGTTAACAGCGGATCGGTCAACGAATTCGATATTTCGCTGGGCGGAAACATCAAGAATATCGTCTACTTCGGCGCTACGCTCGGCATCCAGAGCATCTACAAGCGCACGGCGATGACCTATCAGGAGGAGTACGGCTACTTTAATACGAACGGTGTGGCGCAGAGCTATTCCGGGGGCGAATGGACGAATCTGACCGAGCAGCTGGAGATGATGAACCTCTCGCAGCAGATGACCATCGACGGCAGCGGCGTGAACTTCAAAGTGGGCGTCGTGGTGCGTCCCGTCGGCGGACTGCGCATCGGCATGGCCTTCCATACGCCGACCTACTATTCGCTCGAATACACCTACAAGGCCGGCATTACGACCAATATCGTTCAGACGGAAGACATCGTCAACAACAACGGCCCGATCCGCGGCGTGCAAAAGGGCAACGATTCGCCGACGGCCAGCAACGAGGGCCCCGACAGTTGGAATGTCACCTCGCCTATGCGGCTGATGTTCGGCGCTTCGTATACGTTCGGCAACTTCGCCATCGTATCGGTGGATTACGAGCGCAACTGGTACAATGCCATGCGTGTGAAGGGGGTGCCCCGCTACAACGAACTCGGGTCGGAGGACTACAAGGCCGAATTCAAGCAGAACTTCCAGGCAACCAATTCGCTGCGGGTGGGTGCCGAGATCAAGCCGCTGCCGTTCCTGGCCGTACGGGTGGGTGGCGGTTACACCGACTCGATGCTTCAGGACAACGCCTGCTACACCTACGCGGTCAATGCCGGAATGCCGGTGACGCGTGAGAGCTATTACCTTTCGGCCGGTCTGGGGCTGATCCTTTCGCGCACGGTCTCGCTCGACGTGGCCTACCAGAACGTCTCCGACAAGCTGAGCGGTTACCAGCTCTTCCTGAGCCGCGATTACGATACGGGCAATCCGGGGACCTGGTCGGGGGTTTACGACACCTCGATCACGCGTCACTACATTGCCATGTCGCTCAACTTCCGCTTCTGA
- a CDS encoding site-specific integrase: MERTTFSLLFYIRRDKLNKRGEAPVFMRLTINGERADASIKRFIEPHAWNSEKGKANEKCRGGKDLNLYLDAISANILQIQRDFELDKKEVSAQIILNRYLGKDQSDRHTLMEVFHAHNKKCRALIGINFAPDTVLRYETCLRLTEEFMRNTYKKEDCYLDEVTKQFVEEFEFYLKTVRKCCHNTTTKYLANFKKIVRIALANGWMKKDPFAQIRFHLDEVEREFLEKQELKTLLSKNISVPRLAQIRDIFCFCCFTGLAFSDVKHLKSEHLVTDINGMVWIRKTRQKTKNMCNIPLLDEAQKILDRYKDHPYCQTQAVLLPVCSNQKMNMYLKELADICGIRKNLSTHCARHTFATLTLASGATIDNVAKMLGHANVNMTRHYAKVLDTSIMRDMQVVAKNMAL, translated from the coding sequence ATGGAAAGGACAACTTTCAGCCTGTTGTTTTACATTCGTCGGGACAAGCTCAACAAAAGAGGTGAGGCTCCCGTATTTATGCGTCTGACAATCAATGGAGAACGCGCGGACGCTTCTATCAAGCGGTTTATCGAACCGCACGCCTGGAACTCGGAAAAAGGAAAAGCCAACGAAAAATGCCGCGGCGGAAAGGATTTAAACCTCTATCTGGATGCCATTTCCGCCAACATTTTACAAATCCAAAGAGATTTCGAACTCGATAAGAAGGAGGTGTCCGCCCAAATCATTCTGAATCGCTATTTGGGCAAGGATCAGTCGGATCGTCATACCTTGATGGAAGTTTTCCATGCTCATAATAAAAAGTGCAGAGCCCTTATCGGTATTAACTTCGCTCCTGATACCGTTCTTCGATATGAAACTTGCTTACGTCTGACTGAAGAGTTTATGCGCAACACCTATAAGAAAGAGGATTGCTACTTGGATGAGGTTACCAAACAATTTGTTGAGGAATTTGAGTTTTATCTCAAAACAGTCCGCAAATGTTGTCATAATACGACGACAAAATATCTTGCCAATTTCAAGAAGATTGTCAGAATAGCTTTGGCTAATGGTTGGATGAAAAAAGATCCTTTTGCTCAAATCCGTTTTCATTTAGATGAAGTAGAGCGGGAATTCCTTGAAAAACAAGAACTGAAAACTCTTTTAAGTAAAAATATTTCGGTTCCTCGTCTGGCACAAATCCGCGATATATTTTGTTTTTGTTGCTTCACTGGACTTGCATTCTCGGATGTTAAACACCTTAAATCTGAACACTTGGTAACAGATATCAACGGAATGGTTTGGATTCGCAAAACTCGTCAGAAGACTAAAAATATGTGCAACATCCCGTTGCTGGACGAGGCACAAAAGATTCTTGATCGCTACAAGGATCATCCATATTGTCAAACTCAGGCTGTACTGCTCCCTGTGTGTAGTAATCAAAAGATGAATATGTATTTGAAAGAACTGGCCGACATTTGCGGCATCCGCAAGAATCTTTCGACGCATTGCGCGCGCCATACTTTCGCAACCCTGACGCTGGCCAGTGGCGCCACGATCGACAATGTTGCCAAGATGCTTGGTCATGCCAACGTCAACATGACGCGACACTACGCAAAGGTCCTTGACACGTCGATCATGCGTGATATGCAGGTTGTAGCTAAAAACATGGCATTATAA
- a CDS encoding Crp/Fnr family transcriptional regulator: MDIKEIINQRYAMPDASLDKLRQCLTEVSYPKGYRVLESGKVEKDIFFIKQGIVRAYTSVEGKEITFWVGKEGATLVSMKGYVNDEPGYETMELMEDSVLYVLERKKLKELFSEDLNIANWGRRYAEMELLATEERLISMLSAIASERYKELLEKDPDLLRRLPLGSIATYLGITQASLSRIRAQMK, translated from the coding sequence ATGGATATAAAGGAAATCATCAACCAGAGATATGCCATGCCGGATGCGTCTTTGGACAAGTTGCGGCAATGCCTGACGGAAGTTTCATACCCCAAAGGATACCGAGTGTTGGAAAGCGGGAAGGTGGAGAAGGACATCTTTTTCATCAAGCAAGGCATTGTTCGCGCCTACACTTCGGTAGAGGGGAAAGAAATTACTTTTTGGGTCGGCAAAGAAGGGGCGACTCTCGTTTCCATGAAAGGATACGTGAATGATGAGCCGGGGTATGAAACGATGGAGCTGATGGAGGATTCCGTTCTGTATGTATTGGAAAGGAAGAAACTGAAAGAATTGTTTTCAGAAGACTTGAACATCGCCAATTGGGGGCGGCGTTATGCGGAAATGGAGTTGCTTGCCACCGAAGAACGGTTGATTTCCATGTTGTCCGCCATCGCTTCGGAACGGTATAAGGAGTTGTTGGAGAAAGACCCCGATTTGTTACGGCGGTTGCCGTTGGGAAGCATTGCGACCTATTTGGGAATCACACAGGCAAGTTTGAGCAGGATTCGGGCACAAATGAAGTGA
- a CDS encoding IS4 family transposase, whose amino-acid sequence MNKGKTIFAQIMSLINEYEFKKCVDRYKGDRHAIKFNCRDQFMVMSFAQFTDRAGLRDIETTLNLCGDLYRSGIKAIPRSTLAEANEKKDWRIYQDFAMTLVKEATMLYKDEKLRIGLEEMIYAFDSSTIELCLKLCPWAEFHHGKGAFKIHTLMDLRGSIPTFVMLTPGKVNDARMMDKIPVEAGAFYLMDRGYVAFEKLYKHFQQKGACFVTRAKDNMSYEVIESRPVNKDSGVLSDETIRLAGYYSTRKYPDTLRLVVYEDFETGRSYRFLTNNFAIDDPLTIAELYHERWQIELFFKWIKQHLHIRTFYGTSKNAVYTQIWIAICDYLLLIIAKKRYGLDPSLHSISNSIGQVLFQRADIREIYNQPTTPVSVPEAGSVEQPTLW is encoded by the coding sequence ATGAACAAAGGAAAAACAATCTTCGCTCAGATTATGTCTCTCATTAACGAATACGAGTTCAAGAAATGTGTCGACCGCTACAAAGGAGACCGGCATGCTATCAAATTCAATTGTCGTGACCAGTTCATGGTGATGAGTTTTGCACAGTTCACTGACAGAGCTGGTTTGAGAGATATAGAGACTACACTTAACCTCTGCGGCGACCTCTATCGCTCCGGAATCAAGGCAATACCTCGATCCACGCTTGCGGAGGCCAACGAGAAGAAGGATTGGCGTATATATCAAGACTTTGCGATGACTTTGGTAAAGGAAGCCACGATGCTTTACAAGGATGAAAAGCTGCGAATTGGTCTTGAGGAGATGATATATGCGTTTGACAGCAGTACCATTGAACTGTGTCTTAAGTTGTGTCCATGGGCCGAGTTTCATCATGGTAAGGGCGCGTTCAAGATACATACACTGATGGATCTGCGAGGCTCGATTCCCACATTTGTCATGCTCACGCCAGGCAAGGTTAACGATGCCAGGATGATGGACAAGATTCCTGTTGAAGCAGGTGCTTTCTACCTGATGGATAGGGGATATGTTGCCTTTGAGAAACTTTACAAGCATTTCCAGCAAAAGGGCGCCTGCTTTGTTACACGCGCCAAGGATAATATGTCTTATGAGGTTATTGAGTCCAGACCTGTCAACAAAGACTCGGGCGTTCTTTCGGATGAGACTATCAGACTTGCTGGATATTACTCTACCAGAAAGTATCCAGACACATTGAGACTTGTTGTATATGAAGACTTTGAGACTGGAAGATCATATCGATTTCTGACCAACAACTTTGCGATTGACGATCCGCTGACTATTGCGGAACTCTACCATGAACGCTGGCAGATAGAACTGTTCTTCAAATGGATCAAGCAGCATCTTCACATCAGGACTTTCTACGGCACTTCCAAGAACGCCGTGTACACGCAGATATGGATAGCCATTTGTGACTATCTGCTGCTCATCATTGCGAAGAAGCGATACGGGTTGGATCCAAGTCTTCATTCTATCTCTAACTCAATCGGACAAGTCCTCTTCCAGAGGGCGGATATCCGTGAAATTTATAATCAGCCGACAACTCCCGTTAGTGTTCCGGAGGCGGGTTCTGTCGAGCAACCTACTTTATGGTAA